One stretch of Streptomyces sp. MMBL 11-1 DNA includes these proteins:
- a CDS encoding FxLD family lanthipeptide, protein MTRSTVVPSRTEVRPQIPGASDGFDLDVSLVEIADPAGLVNLTDDNCGSTCGACTTNVA, encoded by the coding sequence ATGACGCGCAGCACCGTAGTGCCCAGCCGTACCGAAGTACGCCCGCAGATTCCGGGTGCATCAGACGGCTTCGACCTGGATGTCTCGCTCGTGGAGATCGCTGACCCGGCAGGTCTGGTCAACCTGACCGACGACAACTGCGGTTCCACCTGCGGCGCCTGCACCACCAATGTCGCCTGA
- a CDS encoding ATP-binding protein: MPVPKKTVETVLTSHPTYSEVFPCVPSTAETGRRLVRGVLGMWHLDVLADRAELIVTELIANAARHTPCPEVCFVVGRPTATRVRVGIVDEEPSRLPELSHAGEEDESGRGLFLVEAVADRWGCDLQSAGGRLRGKEVWAELHTEGDE, from the coding sequence ATGCCGGTTCCGAAGAAGACAGTTGAGACGGTCCTCACCAGCCACCCCACCTACAGCGAAGTCTTCCCGTGCGTGCCGTCCACGGCCGAGACCGGACGCAGACTCGTCCGGGGGGTTCTCGGGATGTGGCACCTCGATGTCCTCGCTGACCGCGCCGAGCTGATCGTCACTGAGTTGATCGCGAATGCCGCCAGGCATACCCCTTGCCCCGAGGTCTGTTTCGTTGTCGGGCGGCCAACTGCGACACGGGTACGCGTCGGGATCGTGGACGAGGAACCGTCGCGTCTGCCGGAGCTGAGCCACGCGGGCGAGGAGGACGAATCGGGTCGCGGGCTGTTCCTCGTAGAGGCTGTGGCCGACCGCTGGGGCTGTGACCTTCAGAGTGCAGGCGGACGTCTGCGGGGCAAAGAGGTCTGGGCCGAACTCCATACCGAGGGCGACGAGTGA
- a CDS encoding lantibiotic dehydratase, whose product MTWLRAVWADQHIADAVEHSSPALAMQVRAVCTAENPPHRDARRAALSVARYLLRAQHRATPFGLFAGVTTAAFGPRVHVAWGEEHVAVGRAGAEWLAAVVERLEFCPELLDRLPVVVNNTVTSRGDRLIVPFQPDANDDRMRAVEASLALTEPVRAVLAEARTPIRCGDLTEKLRAEFPEAGTEKVHCLLVELVRRRVLITSLHAPSTETDALGYLLGQLDAIGVDDLASVADTAREMHAVRMGLEAYATRCGRDSTAARMRALAPGLRRHPAAVDLRLDARLVLPEEVAREVERVAFVLTRVSTRPYGAAEWNAYHQRFYERYGIGTMVPLAEVVADSGTGYPDGYPGSPAGPGRPRVSARDDALVRLAQGAALDGCDEVVLTDEQIDLLEAGPDEPRLPPHLEVGVRVHAASPEDLQRGRFRLEVVSVSRGAGVSTGRFLDVLAPSARQALAAELADLPAADSDTVPAQLSFPPLLPESTHVTRSPQMLPTVISLQEHRAPKDTVLTPKDLAVGCDGRRMYLAAPERGHRVEAVGMNALNLHTHAPPLARFLTEVSRAQCAQVTAFDWGVAAAMPFLPRLRYGRTVLSPARWRLEASELPGRARPRTEWDTALSEWRAQRGSPRRVLLVEDDRRLFLDLDEAGHRTLLLRHLDRSHQAVLMEAPEPETYGWCGGRAHEIVVPLRATRSPSWPPLPVPTQARVLSSDQLQTPAASSVLLAALYGDPRRQDTLLSQHLPGLLERLGNPPWWFIRFRDPEQHLRVRIALPDRRTFAQTARTVSAWADDLRSAGLLADLRYPTSYREMGRWGSGAAWEAAEQVFRADSRSVLAQLAEPQRPAQRALVAAHSVAIASAFLGSAEAAMRWLADHVSPTAPASVPRPQFSEAVRLANPADDWAALREVQGGDAIVSGWAERDAALAAYRLHLPGPDAQGIAVDDVLASLLHVHFVRHVAVNFPEEEVCLYLARAAALAWTARTSRRSA is encoded by the coding sequence GTGACGTGGCTTCGCGCGGTTTGGGCGGACCAGCACATCGCCGACGCGGTGGAGCACTCCAGCCCAGCCTTGGCCATGCAGGTGCGGGCCGTATGTACGGCCGAGAATCCTCCCCATCGAGACGCTCGGCGCGCGGCGCTGTCGGTAGCCCGCTATCTGTTGCGGGCTCAGCACCGGGCGACACCCTTCGGCCTGTTCGCCGGAGTGACCACTGCAGCGTTCGGCCCTCGGGTGCATGTGGCCTGGGGCGAGGAGCACGTGGCCGTCGGCCGTGCGGGGGCCGAGTGGCTCGCCGCTGTGGTCGAACGGCTGGAGTTCTGCCCGGAACTCCTCGACCGACTTCCCGTCGTCGTCAACAACACCGTGACGAGCCGGGGAGACCGGCTCATCGTGCCGTTCCAACCCGACGCCAATGACGACCGGATGCGCGCGGTCGAGGCATCCCTGGCCCTGACAGAGCCGGTGCGTGCGGTCCTCGCCGAGGCCCGGACGCCGATTCGCTGCGGAGATCTCACGGAAAAGCTCCGGGCGGAGTTCCCCGAGGCCGGTACGGAGAAGGTGCACTGTCTACTGGTGGAGCTGGTACGGAGGCGAGTGCTCATCACGAGCCTGCACGCGCCAAGCACCGAGACCGACGCCCTCGGGTACCTGCTCGGCCAACTCGACGCGATCGGCGTCGACGACCTTGCGTCGGTAGCGGATACGGCACGTGAGATGCACGCGGTCCGAATGGGCTTGGAGGCGTACGCCACGCGCTGCGGCCGGGACAGCACCGCAGCGCGCATGCGGGCCCTCGCGCCCGGCCTGCGTCGGCACCCTGCCGCGGTTGACCTGCGGTTGGATGCGCGGCTCGTCCTACCCGAGGAAGTGGCCCGGGAGGTCGAACGCGTCGCCTTCGTCCTGACCCGGGTGAGCACCCGCCCGTACGGGGCGGCCGAGTGGAACGCCTACCACCAGCGCTTCTACGAGCGGTACGGCATCGGCACGATGGTCCCTCTCGCGGAGGTCGTCGCGGACAGCGGGACCGGCTACCCGGACGGCTACCCGGGCAGTCCTGCCGGTCCAGGTCGGCCTCGCGTCTCCGCTCGCGACGACGCCCTCGTACGCCTGGCCCAGGGTGCCGCGCTCGACGGCTGCGACGAGGTCGTGCTCACCGACGAACAGATCGACCTCTTGGAGGCGGGCCCCGACGAGCCACGACTGCCACCGCATCTGGAGGTGGGGGTGCGCGTGCACGCCGCCAGTCCGGAGGACCTGCAGCGCGGACGATTCCGACTGGAGGTCGTGAGCGTGTCGCGCGGGGCCGGCGTCTCGACAGGCCGGTTCCTCGACGTACTGGCGCCCTCCGCGCGTCAGGCCCTGGCCGCAGAGCTGGCCGATCTTCCGGCCGCGGACAGCGATACCGTGCCCGCCCAGCTCTCCTTCCCGCCGCTGCTCCCGGAGAGCACTCACGTCACCCGCTCCCCGCAGATGCTGCCTACCGTGATCAGTCTCCAGGAGCACCGCGCGCCGAAAGACACCGTTCTCACCCCGAAGGACCTGGCCGTGGGGTGCGACGGCCGCCGCATGTACCTGGCCGCTCCGGAACGGGGGCACCGCGTGGAGGCCGTCGGCATGAACGCGCTGAACCTGCACACCCACGCTCCGCCGTTGGCACGGTTCCTCACCGAAGTGTCCCGCGCCCAGTGCGCGCAGGTCACCGCCTTCGACTGGGGCGTCGCAGCAGCGATGCCGTTCCTGCCGCGCCTGCGGTACGGGCGTACGGTGCTGAGCCCGGCGCGCTGGCGTCTGGAGGCGTCCGAATTACCCGGTCGTGCTCGCCCTCGTACTGAGTGGGACACCGCGCTCTCCGAATGGCGGGCGCAGCGGGGATCGCCTCGCCGCGTGCTCCTCGTGGAGGACGACCGACGTCTCTTCCTCGACCTCGACGAAGCCGGCCACCGGACGCTCCTGCTCCGACACCTCGACCGCTCGCACCAGGCCGTGCTCATGGAGGCCCCGGAACCAGAAACGTACGGCTGGTGCGGCGGGCGAGCCCACGAGATCGTGGTGCCGCTCAGAGCGACCCGATCGCCGTCCTGGCCGCCCCTGCCCGTTCCCACTCAGGCTCGCGTCCTCTCGTCGGATCAGCTGCAGACTCCCGCCGCTTCGTCGGTGCTGCTCGCAGCCTTGTACGGAGACCCTCGCCGCCAGGACACCTTGCTCTCCCAGCACCTCCCCGGCCTCCTCGAACGACTGGGCAACCCGCCATGGTGGTTCATCCGCTTCCGCGACCCGGAGCAGCACCTCCGCGTACGTATCGCCCTTCCCGACCGCAGAACCTTCGCTCAGACGGCGCGCACCGTGAGCGCGTGGGCCGACGACCTGCGCAGTGCCGGCCTACTGGCAGATCTGCGCTACCCCACCTCCTATCGGGAAATGGGCCGTTGGGGCTCCGGCGCCGCTTGGGAGGCGGCCGAGCAGGTGTTCCGGGCAGACTCGCGCAGCGTCCTTGCCCAGCTCGCAGAGCCACAGAGACCGGCGCAACGCGCACTGGTGGCGGCCCATTCCGTCGCCATCGCCTCTGCGTTCCTCGGCAGCGCCGAAGCCGCGATGCGCTGGCTGGCCGACCACGTCTCGCCTACGGCGCCTGCGTCCGTTCCCCGCCCGCAATTCAGCGAGGCCGTACGGCTCGCGAACCCAGCCGACGACTGGGCCGCCCTGCGCGAGGTGCAGGGTGGAGACGCCATCGTGTCGGGTTGGGCAGAGCGCGATGCGGCACTCGCCGCGTACCGGCTGCACCTTCCCGGCCCGGACGCCCAGGGCATCGCCGTCGATGACGTCCTGGCCTCCCTTCTGCACGTCCACTTCGTGCGGCACGTCGCGGTGAACTTCCCCGAGGAGGAGGTGTGCCTCTACCTGGCGCGCGCTGCTGCTCTGGCGTGGACTGCCCGCACCAGCAGGAGGTCGGCGTGA
- a CDS encoding lanthionine synthetase C family protein: MDCPHQQEVGVTVLPTLGLVGAVAARLANPGTAPSVLQTRRQHLAYGPPGIALLHIERAANGLGPWQHAHGWLAAASHGFLTSGPDSHPFYGVPAFAHALACAADHLPDSYQRALGAMDRQIEIDVRRRLDAAHRRIDSRCLPQLAEYDTIRGLTGYGAYLLRRNSGSPVVRAVLDYCVRLTEPIRQAGEDLPGWWTATGPSGSPDERFPGGHANTGTAHGIAGVLALLALAARKGTVTDGHLRALRTILTWLDCWQQETGRGSTWPYWVTRSELRTGRRAASKLRRPSWCYGTAGLARAQQLAALATSDIERQITAESVLAAALTDPDQLGATTDHGLCHGFAGLAHIAGRTAADAHPSTAGRLRAAIPGLLAAVCPVDRDLERAATALVSGTGAGPGLLDGAAGVALALLAADTAAPPQSAWDSCLLIA; this comes from the coding sequence GTGGACTGCCCGCACCAGCAGGAGGTCGGCGTGACCGTGCTCCCGACGCTCGGCCTGGTCGGTGCCGTTGCTGCGCGGCTCGCCAACCCCGGCACGGCGCCTTCCGTTCTTCAGACACGTCGGCAACATCTCGCCTACGGCCCGCCCGGAATCGCGCTTCTCCACATCGAACGGGCCGCGAACGGCCTCGGACCGTGGCAGCATGCGCACGGCTGGCTCGCTGCCGCGTCTCACGGGTTCCTCACGAGCGGACCTGACAGCCACCCGTTCTACGGGGTGCCCGCCTTCGCCCACGCCCTTGCCTGCGCCGCCGACCATCTTCCTGACTCCTACCAACGCGCCTTGGGCGCGATGGACCGGCAGATCGAGATCGACGTCAGGCGCCGTCTCGACGCAGCGCATCGCCGCATCGATTCCAGATGCCTACCGCAGCTGGCCGAGTACGACACCATCCGCGGCCTGACCGGATACGGCGCCTACCTTCTGCGCCGGAACTCAGGCAGCCCTGTGGTGCGCGCTGTCCTCGACTACTGCGTACGCCTCACCGAACCGATCAGGCAAGCCGGCGAGGACCTCCCGGGTTGGTGGACTGCGACCGGGCCCTCGGGAAGCCCGGACGAACGATTCCCCGGTGGGCATGCCAACACCGGCACGGCCCACGGCATCGCCGGAGTGCTCGCCCTTCTGGCCCTCGCCGCCCGGAAGGGCACCGTCACGGATGGGCACCTCAGAGCGCTGCGCACCATCCTGACGTGGCTCGACTGCTGGCAGCAGGAGACAGGCCGAGGATCAACCTGGCCGTACTGGGTTACCCGGAGCGAGCTACGTACCGGTCGCCGCGCTGCTTCCAAGCTCCGGCGGCCGTCATGGTGTTACGGCACCGCCGGCCTCGCCCGCGCCCAGCAACTTGCTGCGCTCGCTACCAGCGACATCGAACGCCAGATCACGGCGGAAAGCGTGCTTGCCGCCGCTCTCACCGACCCGGACCAGCTCGGAGCCACGACGGACCACGGCCTGTGCCACGGCTTCGCCGGCCTTGCCCACATCGCCGGCCGCACGGCCGCAGACGCCCACCCTTCAACCGCCGGTCGACTCCGAGCCGCGATCCCGGGACTTCTGGCCGCTGTCTGTCCGGTGGACAGGGACCTCGAACGCGCGGCCACGGCCCTTGTCAGCGGCACCGGAGCGGGGCCCGGCCTGCTCGATGGAGCCGCCGGAGTAGCACTGGCTCTTCTCGCTGCCGATACCGCCGCACCGCCCCAGTCCGCCTGGGATTCCTGCCTGCTCATTGCTTGA